In Plasmodium gaboni strain SY75 chromosome 7, whole genome shotgun sequence, the following are encoded in one genomic region:
- a CDS encoding putative calcium/calmodulin-dependent protein kinase, whose amino-acid sequence MFLKKTPFSFLYEIGYADKTERNINDIRRNNNLDLYENIKEYKVPELGNFRIVNILLKGFSSTVCLCQWVLDLNKTLILCDYVRYINRNILNDNIQIVNSNDLEKNEGIYSLWNDTTNIKSKTNVNTSNYPNIYNSPYVNINMDIQKYNVNNLNQGFEEVDDLYPREKRNILYNKIINVNNNFEGYIDKREDTNEISHMDMITHSDIITNNEIPNYYHTIDQSYNIMTRKKDTYNIQIMNLVLKIKHKGLHYKINEIEQLREEIEIHKDLKHTNILQIILCAEDENDIWIFLEYSSIGTLYSYVGFNILQEKQVQIIICQILYALYYLHIKGIIHCDIKPQNLLLFNFDQSICIQNNFLLYDDALKHLNMKKLNFKKLFNNNNNNNNNDNNTSQPNHVFNSIVKICDFGLSVKCGFNEFFPYRGIKGSYGFIAPELFHECNFNNKIDMWALGIVTFILLGGYRPFYPCSNFQEKVTFHERYWFNISSEAKDFIQCLLQINPEKRLNVIEAIEHPWVKDYFMNS is encoded by the exons ATGTTTCTTAAAAAAACTCCCTTTTCTTTCTTATATGAAATAGGATATGCAGATAAGACCgaaagaaatataaatgacATAAGgagaaataataatttagaTCTTTATGAAAAcataaaagaatataagGTTCCAGAATTAGGAAACTTTCGAATagtaaatattttattaaaaggTTTTTCTAGTACTGTATGCTTATGTCAATGGGTTCTTgatttaaataaaacattaaTCTTATGTGATTATgtaagatatataaatagaaatattttaaatgataatatacAAATCGTTAATAGCAACGACCTGGAAAAAAATGAAGGCATTTATTCTTTATGGAATGATAcaacaaatataaaatcaaAGACAAATGTGAATACATCTAATTATCctaatatttataatagTCCATATGTAAATATCAATATGgatatacaaaaatataatgtcAATAATTTAAATCAAGGGTTTGAAGAAGTAGATGATTTATATCCAAGGgagaaaagaaatatattatataacaaaataataaatgtaaataataatttcgAAGGATATATAGACAAAAGAGAGGATACAAATGAAATATCTCATATGGATATGATTACACATAGTGatattataacaaataatgaaattccaaattattatcatacAATTGATCAgtcatataatattatgacaagaaaaaaagatacatataatatacaaataatgaatttggttttaaaaataaaacataaaggattacattataaaataaatgaaatagAACAATTAAGAGAAGAAATTGAAATACATAAAGATTTAAAACATACAAATATTcttcaaataatattatgtgcagaagatgaaaatgatatatgGATATTCTTAGAGTATTCATCAATAGGAAcattatattcatatgtaggttttaatattttacaaGAAAAACAAGtacaaataattatatgccaaattttatatgccttatattatttacatattaaaGGTATTATTCATTGTGATATTAAACCacaaaatttattattattcaatTTTGATCAATCCATTTgtatacaaaataatttcttattatatgaCGATGCATTAAAACATCttaatatgaaaaaattaaattttaaaaaactattcaataataataataataataataataatgacaATAATACAAGCCAACCAAATCATGTATTTAATAGCATTGTCAAAATATGTGACTTTGGTTTATCTGTTAAATGTGGATTCAATGAATTTTTTCCATATAGAGGAATAAAAGGAAGTTATGGATTTATAGCACCCGAATTGTTTcat GAATgtaattttaataataaaattgatATGTGGGCTTTGGGCATCGTCACTTTTATACTTTTAGGAGGATATAGGCCCTTTTACCCTTGTTCAAATTTTCAg gaAAAAGTAACTTTTCATGAAAGATATTGGTTTAACATATCATCAGAAGCGAAAGATTTTATTCAGTGCttattacaaataaatCCAGAAAAAAGATTAAATGTAATTGAGGCCATAGAACATCCATG GGTAAAAGATTATTTCATGAACTCATAG
- a CDS encoding putative mitochondrial ATP synthase F1, epsilon subunit, with amino-acid sequence MWKAANVSYTRYASEMADILRKCLKDPYSDIALERSKMHIRETIYKDGKPISQELYEEFEKAYKNLSRQKE; translated from the exons atgtgGAAAGCAGCCAATGTTTCTTATACCAGATATGCTTCAGAAATGGCAGATATTTTAAGAAA ATGTTTGAAGGACCCATATTCTGATATAGCCTTAGAACGAAGTAAAATGCATATAAGGGAAACAATTTATAAGGATGGCAAACCAATAAGCCAAG AATTGTATGAAGAATTTGAAAAAGCTTACAAGAACTTATCTAGAcaaaaagaataa
- a CDS encoding drug/metabolite exporter, drug/metabolite transporter, producing the protein MCSILNNDFFKLDRFLSSSGNDDGSNNLLMIGVNLLLLFSMFLYGINYILMKYFIKINGSIYIFIILRTALTIPLMIYMFLSKKPCSQNKRLLDQDMKDIDTDMNSNGKDLELATPNEENKTSRKYGWSSKNKKKYKNKNQSNDNNNNDNINVNQNKCIQNDIEESSSCNFFNRLFFNEEKLIPKAAYMPILILSITGALRQVIVIVALQYTDSHNVAIIQPTIPIFTALISYYLKIEKMNYITAFSILLSFFGLAITAEMWSLKSFDLGFYLLLTVPITKGLQVIYINVATKYVSNDIIQLSQMFFLLIITLPFGILGEIFINKNYNILQEISQLNMQQFLCILYSTIAIIILCWKIQIIALNYLTPITVSLYQSFQPCFTFVLARLFLNETINAGKIIGTLFIILSLFLYQYGCNRHPKK; encoded by the coding sequence atgtgtagtatattaaataatgatttCTTCAAATTGGATAGGTTTCTTTCTAGTAGTGGGAATGATGATGGGAGTAACAATTTATTGATGATAGGAgttaatttattattattattttctatgTTTTTATATGGTATAAACTATATATTgatgaaatattttataaagataaatggatcaatttatatctttattatattaagAACAGCTTTAACAATACCTTTgatgatatatatgttcCTTTCAAAAAAACCATGTTCtcaaaataaaagattATTAGATCAGGATATGAAAGATATTGATACTGATATGAACAGCAATGGAAAAGATTTAGAGTTAGCTACTCCAAATGAGGAAAATAAGACAAGTAGAAAATATGGTTGGTCATCCAAgaataagaaaaaatataaaaacaaaaaccaatcaaatgataataataataatgataatataaatgtgaatcaaaataaatgtatacAAAATGATATAGAAGAAAGTTCTAgttgtaatttttttaatcgattattttttaatgaGGAAAAATTAATACCCAAGGCAGCTTATATGCctatattaatattatctataACAGGTGCCTTAAGACAAGTTATTGTAATTGTTGCTTTACAATATACAGATTCACATAATGTTGCTATTATTCAACCTACCATTCCTATTTTTACAGCTCTCAtatcttattatttaaaaatagaaaaaatgaattatataacaGCTTTTTCTATACTCTTATCTTTTTTTGGATTAGCTATAACAGCAGAAATGTGGAGTCTTAAATCTTTCGATTTAGGTTTctatttattattaacagTACCAATTACTAAAGGATTAcaagttatatatattaatgtaGCTACTAAATATGTAAGTAATGATATTATACAATTGTCTCAAATGTTTTTCttattaattataacaTTACCATTTGGAATATTAGgagaaatatttattaataaaaattataatattcttcAAGAAATATCTCAATTAAATATGCAACAGTTTCTTTGTATCTTATATTCAACAATTGCTATCATTATCTTATGTTGGAAAATTCAAATTATAGCACTCAATTATTTAACACCTATAACGGTTTCTTTATATCAGTCCTTTCAACCATGCTTCACTTTTGTCTTAGCAAGACTTTTTCTTAATGAAACAATAAATGCTGGCAAAATTATTGGAACactttttattatcttgtctttgtttttatatcaGTATGGCTGTAACAGGCATCCCAAAAAGTGA
- a CDS encoding putative zinc transporter yields the protein MPTEMNSSFLDNNERNLNLVDKMSQLYDKSQRKATKKLIIASIICIIFMVIEIVAAIVSNSLSLMSDASHLFCDLLSFALNLFSIYVSSFQGNVDMSFGYHRAEIIGALFSIFFIWSLSAYILYTAIFRLFDVPKVNGYIMFITAFISTLANIFMAYVLQVHSHGFGFMNENKCSNHKHESSSYHDNSSSLILSDHKSNNNIENNVKKNSLSKRYKNINSDIIIDENDIRNNKNNLCANKMDGTTCNYVTFDYYDNMDEHDKNVEQVDQMYEKNKNYMNKETYINKNDYTSTNLNSNNLYSKNKASNNQQNSIDNINNNIYNEKKKKKKKESCCDVNKVQEDDIQKNDIQKDHAYIIESEYCDDLLDNHNHTHESTNHNHSHDDINNISLKTAYLHALSDLLQNVGVMIASLFIWYDPRYSIADPICSIIFCCIVFSTTMSVIKEILNILMEGTPVSINLIDLKNDLLKIPGVLDVHDLHVWSLSIGKPALACHIVASKTHSHSVLNDATLLCQNKYKILHTTVQTDYSSNRSNCETEAHLKCSTLKGDT from the coding sequence aTGCCAACCGAAATGAACTCTTCGTTTCTAGATAATAACGAAAGGAATTTAAATTTAGTTGATAAGATGTCGCAATTGTATGACAAGTCTCAAAGAAAGGCAACTAAGAAATTAATTATAGCTAGcataatatgtataatttttatggTAATTGAAATAGTAGCAGCAATAGTATCAAATTCTTTATCTTTAATGTCAGATGCTTCTCATTTATTTTGTGatttattatcttttgctttaaatttattttctatatatgTTTCAAGTTTTCAAGGGAATGTAGATATGTCATTTGGTTATCATCGAGCTGAAATTATAGGTGCATTgttttctatattttttatatggTCCTTATCAgcatatattttatatacagCTATATTTAGATTATTCGATGTTCCAAAGGTCAATGgatatattatgtttattacAGCTTTTATCAGCACGTTAGctaatatatttatggCATATGTTTTACAAGTACATTCTCATGGGTTCGGGTTCatgaatgaaaataaatgtaGTAATCATAAACATGAATCATCATCTTATCATGATAATTCTTcttctttaattttatcaGATCATAAgagtaataataatatcgAAAATAATGTTAAGAAGAATTCCTTATCAAAgagatataaaaatattaatagtgATATTATAATTGATGAAAACgatataagaaataataaaaataatctTTGTGCAAATAAAATGGATGGAACGACGTGTAATTATGTAACCTTtgattattatgataaCATGGATGAACATGATAAGAATGTAGAACAAGTTGATCAGAtgtatgaaaaaaataaaaattatatgaataaagaaacatatataaataaaaatgattataCATCTACAAATTTGAATTCTAATAATTTATACTCTAAAAATAAAGCATCTAACAACCAACAAAATAgtatagataatataaataataatatatataatgaaaaaaaaaagaaaaaaaaaaaagaaagtTGTTGTGATGTAAACAAAGTACAAGAAGATgatattcaaaaaaatgaCATACAAAAAGATCATGCTTATATTATAGAAAGTGAATATTGTGATGACTTATTAGATAATCATAATCATACACATGAATCTACAAATCATAATCATAGTcatgatgatataaataacattAGTTTAAAAACAGCATATCTACATGCACTTAGTGATTTATTACAAAATGTAGGTGTTATGATTGcatctttatttatatggTATGATCCTAGATATTCAATAGCAGATCCTATATGTtcaattatattttgttgtATTGTTTTTTCTACAACTATGTCAGTCattaaagaaatattaaatatattgatgGAAGGAACACCTGTAAGTATTAATTTAATAGATCTTAAAAATGATCTATTAAAAATACCAGGTGTATTAGATGTACATGATTTGCATGTATGGTCCTTATCAATTGGAAAACCAGCTTTGGCTTGTCACATAGTTGCTAGTAAAACACATTCTCATAGCGTATTAAATGACGCTACATTATTATGTCAAAacaaatacaaaatattacaCACAACAGTTCAAACTGATTATTCTTCAAACAGATCGAACTGTGAAACGGAAGCGCACCTTAAATGTTCCACGTTAAAAGGGGACACATAA
- a CDS encoding putative secreted ookinete protein codes for MIKMIKIICLVVCVSFINMTQSKNVVSSFINYINYKINTPKEISKVIKMGNTLACLIHNNNYISNECSCLFKTLKDFENNCSSNLKKNQQEAKLCAEERCEICCHLKKNENQKYSSHSILQYKLECKKKCIKSKLISNANEQDYKVAFKKIIELIRIFFPVNVLNYYPISNKSKATYTNKLLNKTDYDKIRDDLNSETIKESIEYEENLEDKFSPYKEN; via the exons ATGATTAAAATGATTAAAATAATCTGTCTCGTGGTATGTGTGTCCTTCATAAATATGACACAGTCAAAGAATGTAGTCTCctcttttattaattatattaattataaaattaatacCCCAAAAGAAATATCAAAGGTTATAAAGATGGGGAATACACTGGCTTGTCTTATTCATAATAACAATTATATCTCAAACGAATGTTCATGCTTATTTAAAACACTAAAAgattttgaaaataattgttcatctaatttaaaaaaaaatcaacAAGAAGCAAAACTATGTGCAGAAGAACGTTGTGAAATTTGTTgtcatttaaaaaaaaatgaaaatcaaaaatattcatCACATTCTATTTTACAATATAAACTAGAATGTAAAAAGAAATGTATAAAATCAAAATTAATATCTAATGCAAATGAACAAGATTATAAAGTAgcttttaaaaaaattatagaacttataagaatttttttccctgttaatgtattaaattattatccAATATCAAACAAAAGCAAGGCAACATATACAAATAAGctattaaataaaacag ATTATGACAAAATAAGGGATGATCTAAATTCAGAA aCAATCAAAGAGAGCATAGAATATGAGGAAAATTTAGAAGATAAGTTCTCACcatataaagaaaattaa
- a CDS encoding hypothetical protein (conserved Plasmodium protein, unknown function) encodes MNIRIFHFNLVKKQYAHKFASPDCPNLINIKKVVYEKLKPICFYIKQDYTMGHHVHDMHFYGILCSPLFENKSYKDMNIMVEKLMSEINLAGRVKLHCQPPSRFNKMKKHIRWRWNMEK; translated from the coding sequence atgaatattcgaatatttcattttaatttGGTTAAGAAACAATATGCTCATAAATTTGCTTCACCTGATTGTCctaatttaataaatattaagaaagtagtttatgaaaaattaaagcccatatgtttttatataaaacaagATTATACTATGGGTCATCACGTTCATGATATGCATTTTTATGGAATTTTATGTTCTCCtttatttgaaaataaaagttataaagatatgaatataatggtagaaaaattaatgaGTGAGATAAATTTAGCTGGAAGGGTTAAGTTACATTGTCAGCCTCCTTCAAgatttaataaaatgaaaaagcACATCAGATGGAGATGGAACATGGAAAAGTGA
- a CDS encoding putative GTP-binding translation elongation factor tu family protein, whose protein sequence is MLNLWKGLNTYTNKRIRHQNIITNEILIKKQTRNNHNFNISLEKGWERKLCNNIINRKDLLLKKMEMKISMSSMNIRKCNMLNNINILYNNLNKYVNIYMNNKIKCFNHMNGTRHHYSSKKLNIIDPEKIRNVAIIAHVDHGKTTLVDKLLRQGGEITNNDRVMDHNDLEKERGITIMSKVTRIKYDDYYFNIVDTPGHSDFGGEVERVLNLIDGVCLIIDVVEGPKNQTKFVLKKSLLNPSCKIIVIMNKFDKPSNMKKKEEIENEIFDLFVDLNAPEELMNYPILYASAKNGWCTDNFDEAKQNNTEKNDVLVIFKKIIEYIDSPVHLSKNNKLLEDKSTNHLMDEKNNRNENSEHSEKVFREENEKKKDYMQNDETDKIEDISQVDKKMASIANKNSNNNNKNNNNNNNNNINNNNNNDNNMYNSSLDLSSQSINKKNEKDKIMTDVILKEPFCMLVSLIDHQEGVGVTVTGKIFKGVIKKGDSIIVKSEDNKLRGHCVIKNIFYMKGLKIENVPFASAGDIVNISIAKGVTPSVNDTITSDENMESLKTRPIDPPVLCLKISQNTSPLTGKDGKHITLSSIGNRLKKEAAINIAIEISESEKKDSYEVKGRGELQLGILIEKLRREGYEMTISSPNVIYTKDEKGNLLEPIEEYHITIPSSMTSNVIEKLNTRKAEIVDIINDDNDNTFIKCICPSRNFFGMRSYLRDISKGTSIINSELKEYKKKQPSYKRDRNGVIISSSSGTTTAFSLDPIQQKGNLFVNENYPTYEGMIIGEHFLSNDIEMNAIKIKPVQHLRNKGHEDTIRINHKNITIEYALSFIQDDEEIEVTPKRIVMRKKILNTEQRKTANRKAKHG, encoded by the coding sequence atgttaaaCCTGTGGAAAGGTTTAAACACATATACCAATAAAAGGATTAGAcatcaaaatattattaccaatgagatattaataaaaaagcAGACAAGAAATAATCacaattttaatatatcattagAAAAAGGATGGGAAAGAAAATTATGtaacaatataataaatcGAAAGGATCtacttttaaaaaagatgGAGATGAAAATAAGTATGTCATCGATGAATATTAGAAAGTGTAATATgttaaataatataaatatattatataataatctaaacaaatatgtaaatatatatatgaataataaaataaaatgcTTTAATCATATGAATGGTACACGTCATCATTATAGTAgtaaaaaattaaatattatagatCCTGAAAAGATTAGGAATGTTGCTATTATAGCGCATGTAGATCATGGTAAAACAACTCTTGttgataaattattaagACAAGGAGGTGAAATTACAAATAATGATAGAGTAATGGATCATAATGATTTAGAGAAAGAAAGAGGTATAACTATAATGTCTAAAGTGAcaagaataaaatatgatgattattattttaatattgtAGATACACCTGGACATTCTGACTTTGGTGGAGAAGTTGAAAGAgtattaaatttaattgATGGAGTATGTTTAATTATAGATGTAGTAGAAGGACCTAAGAATCAAACCAAatttgttttaaaaaaatcattattaaaTCCTTCTTGTAaaattattgttattatgaataaattTGATAAGCCCAgtaatatgaaaaaaaaagaagaaatagaaaatgaaattTTTGATCTCTTTGTTGATTTAAATGCTCCTGAAGAATTAATGAATTATCCTATTTTATATGCATCCGCAAAAAATGGATGGTGTACAGATAATTTTGATGAGGctaaacaaaataatactgaaaaaaatgatgtattagttatatttaaaaagatAATAGAATATATTGATTCACCCGTTCATTTgtcaaaaaataataagcTTCTTGAAGATAAAAGTACAAACCATTTGATGGATGAAAAGAACAATAGGAATGAAAATTCCGAGCATTCAGAAAAAGTATTTAGAGAggaaaatgaaaaaaaaaaggacTATATGCAAAATGATGAGACTGATAAAATAGAGGATATCTCACAAGTTGATAAAAAGATGGCATCAATCgcaaataaaaatagtaacaacaataataagaataacaacaacaataataataataatattaacaataataataataatgataacAATATGTATAACAGTTCTTTAGATTTATCTTCTCAATCcattaacaaaaaaaatgagaaaGATAAAATTATGACAGATGTTATTCTGAAGGAACCATTTTGCATGCTTGTCAGCTTAATAGACCATCAAGAAGGAGTTGGAGTTACTGTGACAGGCAAAATTTTTAAAGgtgttataaaaaaaggagATAGTATTATTGTAAAAAGTGAAGACAATAAATTAAGAGGACATTGTGTTAttaagaatattttttatatgaaagGTCTAAAAATTGAAAATGTACCTTTTGCAAGTGCAGGAGATATAgttaatatatctattGCTAAAGGTGTTACACCATCAGTGAATGATACTATAACATCCGATGAAAATATGGAAAGCTTAAAAACTAGACCAATCGACCCTCCAGTGCTATGCCTAAAAATATCACAAAATACAAGTCCTTTAACAGGCAAAGATGGGAAGCATATTACGTTATCATCTATAGGTAATAGACTTAAAAAAGAAGCTGCAATAAATATAGCTATAGAAATAAGCGAAtctgaaaaaaaagatagTTATGAAGTTAAAGGAAGAGGTGAATTACAACTAGGTATTCttatagaaaaattaaGAAGAGAAGGTTATGAAATGACAATATCATCACcaaatgttatatatactaAAGATGAGAAAGGAAATTTATTAGAACCTATTGAAGAATATCATATTACTATTCCATCATCAATGACTTCAAATGTTattgaaaaattaaatacaAGAAAAGCAGAAATTGtagatattataaatgatgaCAATGATAATACATTTATCAAATGTATATGTCCATCAAGAAATTTTTTTGGTATGAGATCTTATTTAAGAGATATAAGTAAAGGGACTTCTATAATTAATTCTgaattaaaagaatataaaaaaaaacaacCATCATATAAACGAGATCGTAATGGAGTTATTATTTCATCATCAAGTGGAACAACAACAGCTTTCTCATTAGATCCTATTCAACAAAAAGgtaatttatttgtaaatgaaaattatcCAACATATGAAGGTATGATTATTGGGGAACATTTTTTAAGTAATGATATTGAAATGAATgctataaaaataaaaccTGTTCAACATTTGAGAAATAAAGGACATGAAGATACAATAAGAATtaatcataaaaatattactaTTGAATATGCACTCTCATTTATTCaagatgatgaagaaataGAGGTAACACCTAAAAGGATCGTCATGcgtaaaaaaatattgaataCTGAACAGAGAAAAACAGCAAACAGGAAGGCAAAGCATGGCTGA